From a region of the Pseudomonadaceae bacterium SI-3 genome:
- a CDS encoding peptidase, whose translation MLRTPVWATASLLAVAISLAGCGEDKAPAEQAAAPQAATTQSEPAPAAQETVNSEAAQAVVKHYADIAHAVFSDAHSAALKLQDAVDALLANPTEETLQAAKAAWIAARVPYMQSEVFRFGNPVVDDWEGQLNAWPLDEGMIDYVEGDYQHALGNPGATANIIANKELQIGEDKIDVSEITGEKLASLNELAGSEANVATGYHAIEFLLWGQDLNGTNAGAGERPVSDFIEGEGCTGGNCDRRRAYLKAATELLVSDLEEMVNEWKPGADNYRASLEKESAENGLRKMFFGMGSLSLGELAGERMKVALEANSPEDEHDCFSDNTHNSHYYNAKGIRNVYLGEYERIDGSKLTGPSLASLVEGTAPEVNSTLKTDLETTEAKLRVLVESAENGEAFDQLIGPDNSEGQEKVRAAIAALVQQTGSIEKAAAALGISDLNPDTADHEF comes from the coding sequence ATGCTACGCACTCCCGTCTGGGCTACCGCCAGCCTTCTGGCTGTCGCCATTTCACTCGCTGGTTGCGGCGAAGACAAAGCACCGGCCGAACAGGCCGCTGCCCCGCAAGCCGCCACAACCCAGAGCGAACCGGCACCGGCTGCCCAAGAGACCGTGAACAGCGAAGCCGCGCAGGCCGTGGTCAAGCACTACGCCGATATCGCACATGCTGTCTTCAGCGACGCGCACAGTGCCGCTCTGAAACTGCAGGATGCCGTCGACGCACTCCTGGCCAATCCGACCGAAGAAACCCTGCAAGCGGCCAAAGCCGCCTGGATCGCCGCCCGCGTTCCGTATATGCAGAGCGAAGTGTTCCGCTTCGGCAACCCGGTCGTCGACGACTGGGAAGGTCAGCTCAACGCCTGGCCGCTGGACGAAGGCATGATCGACTACGTCGAAGGCGACTATCAGCACGCCCTCGGCAACCCTGGCGCCACCGCCAACATCATCGCCAACAAAGAGCTGCAGATTGGCGAAGACAAGATCGACGTCAGCGAGATCACCGGTGAGAAGCTTGCCAGCCTGAACGAACTGGCCGGATCCGAAGCCAACGTCGCGACGGGCTACCATGCCATCGAGTTCCTTCTCTGGGGTCAGGACCTGAACGGCACCAACGCTGGCGCTGGCGAACGTCCGGTGAGTGACTTCATCGAAGGTGAAGGCTGCACTGGCGGCAATTGCGACCGCCGTCGCGCCTACCTGAAGGCCGCCACCGAGCTGCTGGTCAGTGACCTCGAAGAAATGGTCAACGAGTGGAAGCCGGGCGCAGACAACTACCGCGCCAGCCTCGAAAAAGAGTCGGCCGAAAATGGCCTGCGCAAAATGTTCTTCGGTATGGGTAGCCTGTCGCTGGGCGAGCTGGCCGGCGAACGCATGAAAGTCGCACTTGAAGCCAACTCGCCAGAAGACGAGCACGACTGCTTCAGCGACAACACGCACAACTCCCACTACTACAACGCCAAAGGCATTCGTAACGTCTACCTCGGCGAGTACGAGCGCATCGATGGCAGCAAGCTGACCGGTCCAAGCCTGGCGTCGCTGGTCGAAGGCACTGCGCCTGAGGTCAACAGCACCCTGAAGACCGACCTGGAAACCACCGAAGCCAAGCTGCGCGTGCTGGTCGAAAGCGCCGAAAACGGCGAGGCCTTCGATCAGTTGATCGGCCCAGATAACAGCGAAGGCCAGGAAAAGGTCCGCGCTGCGATCGCCGCGCTGGTTCAGCAGACCGGTTCGATCGAGAAGGCAGCTGCCGCTTTGGGCATCAGCGACCTGAACCCGGACACCGCTGACCACGAGTTCTGA
- a CDS encoding imelysin, translating into MYPNRIFRAVTATALGLLLGACAPSDPYAQTSQALTEEVLLPAYADWAEANRRMAASSIAFCADNEELADAREAFLQAQLAWAGLQSLLIGPMGEGNRAWQVQFWPDKKNLVGRQIGSLLKRKPQLTQADLESGSVVLQGLSAYEYVLYDKAVDLTDSATKARYCPLLQAIGEHQQKLAADMLQTWRAKDGMAAQLSEFPNERYAESAEAIADLLRVQVTALDGLKKKLGAPLGRQSKGFPQPFQAEAWRSDATLPSIDAALAGAQQLWLGTDGNGLKALVPTEQADLTKRIDVAYETARQHLVDIMLPFSELIADEAGRARLDALYQDIDALHRLHQTELARALGVQIGFNAHDGD; encoded by the coding sequence ATGTACCCCAACCGAATCTTCCGTGCCGTCACTGCCACCGCACTGGGCCTGCTATTAGGTGCCTGTGCACCATCCGATCCATACGCGCAGACGAGCCAGGCACTGACCGAGGAAGTGCTGTTGCCGGCCTACGCCGACTGGGCCGAAGCCAACCGCCGTATGGCAGCCAGCAGCATCGCCTTCTGTGCAGACAACGAGGAGCTGGCCGATGCGCGCGAGGCGTTCCTTCAGGCGCAGCTCGCCTGGGCCGGATTGCAGTCCTTGCTGATCGGGCCGATGGGTGAGGGCAACCGTGCCTGGCAAGTACAGTTCTGGCCTGACAAGAAGAACCTGGTCGGTCGCCAGATCGGCTCGCTGCTGAAAAGGAAGCCCCAACTGACGCAGGCGGACCTGGAGAGCGGCAGCGTCGTGCTGCAAGGGCTATCTGCCTATGAATATGTGCTGTACGACAAGGCCGTCGATCTGACCGACAGCGCGACCAAGGCGCGCTATTGTCCCTTGCTGCAAGCCATCGGTGAGCATCAGCAGAAGCTCGCAGCCGACATGCTGCAGACCTGGAGGGCCAAAGACGGCATGGCCGCCCAGCTAAGCGAATTTCCCAACGAGCGCTACGCCGAATCAGCCGAAGCGATTGCCGACCTGCTCCGAGTCCAGGTCACTGCACTGGACGGCCTGAAGAAAAAACTCGGCGCACCGCTGGGTCGCCAGAGCAAAGGCTTTCCGCAGCCCTTCCAGGCCGAAGCCTGGCGCAGCGACGCCACTCTGCCCAGCATCGATGCCGCGCTCGCAGGCGCTCAGCAGCTCTGGCTGGGCACGGATGGGAACGGTCTCAAGGCGCTGGTACCGACCGAGCAGGCTGATCTGACCAAACGCATCGATGTCGCGTACGAAACGGCGCGCCAACATCTGGTGGATATCATGCTGCCGTTCAGCGAGTTGATTGCCGACGAAGCCGGTCGAGCACGTCTCGATGCGCTGTACCAGGACATCGATGCTTTGCACCGTCTGCACCAGACCGAACTGGCGCGCGCCCTCGGGGTGCAGATCGGCTTCAACGCTCACGACGGAGACTGA
- a CDS encoding thiol oxidoreductase, which yields MRPFFFPVVALLLALGLTACDENPPRFEQAEPGEALSGGSTTVIKSDQNAFSMPSANLSPVRRLDFSVGNSFFRNPWVIAPSSTTARDGLGPLLNTNACQNCHIKDGRGRPAEAERGNAVSMLVRLSIPAGKEHAEVVHERGIAPEPTYGGQLQDMAIPGVAPEGKVRLSYSMHTERFADGFEVELRSPQLTITDLGYGPMHPDTQFSVRVAPAMVGLGLLEAIPEAAILANADPDDRNGDGISGRPNRVFDQVTRETSLGRFGWKAGQPNLNQQNADAFFNDMGLTTSLLSGNSCTQAQTDCLAMPDGGEPEVSDHILSLVLFYSRNLGVPARRNVDDPQVLAGKTVFHRAGCQSCHVPKFTTGEAAEPELANQVIRPYTDLLLHDMGEGLADHRPEFEATGREWRTPPLWGLGMTEAVSGHTQLLHDGRARNPLEAILWHGGEAERAKQAVLGFDSDERSALLAFLESL from the coding sequence ATGCGTCCGTTTTTCTTCCCTGTCGTTGCGCTGCTGCTGGCTCTGGGCCTGACGGCATGCGATGAAAACCCGCCACGCTTTGAACAGGCCGAACCAGGCGAGGCGCTATCGGGTGGCAGCACTACGGTCATCAAGTCCGACCAGAACGCCTTCTCGATGCCATCCGCCAACCTGTCACCGGTTCGCCGTCTGGACTTCAGCGTCGGCAACAGCTTCTTTCGCAACCCTTGGGTCATCGCACCCTCCTCGACGACGGCACGCGACGGTCTTGGCCCATTGCTCAACACCAACGCCTGTCAGAACTGCCACATCAAGGATGGCCGTGGCCGCCCGGCGGAAGCCGAGCGTGGCAATGCAGTGTCGATGCTGGTGCGCCTGTCGATTCCGGCAGGCAAGGAGCACGCCGAGGTTGTCCATGAGCGAGGCATCGCGCCCGAGCCCACCTATGGCGGCCAGCTGCAGGACATGGCGATTCCTGGCGTCGCGCCGGAGGGCAAGGTTCGCCTCAGCTACAGTATGCACACCGAACGATTCGCCGACGGTTTTGAGGTCGAACTACGTTCGCCGCAGCTGACAATTACCGACCTGGGCTACGGCCCGATGCATCCCGACACGCAGTTCTCGGTCCGCGTGGCGCCCGCAATGGTCGGCCTTGGCCTGCTAGAGGCGATCCCGGAAGCGGCGATACTCGCCAACGCCGATCCGGACGACCGCAACGGTGATGGCATTTCCGGGCGCCCGAACCGGGTGTTCGATCAGGTCACACGGGAGACCAGCCTGGGTCGCTTCGGCTGGAAGGCCGGCCAGCCGAACCTGAACCAACAGAACGCTGATGCGTTCTTCAATGACATGGGTCTGACTACCAGCCTGCTGTCCGGGAACAGCTGCACGCAAGCGCAGACTGATTGCCTGGCGATGCCCGACGGCGGCGAACCTGAAGTCAGCGACCATATTCTGTCGCTGGTGCTGTTCTATTCACGCAACCTGGGCGTACCGGCTCGACGCAACGTGGACGACCCGCAGGTCCTGGCGGGCAAGACGGTGTTCCACCGCGCGGGTTGCCAAAGCTGTCACGTCCCGAAATTCACGACTGGCGAGGCGGCCGAGCCGGAGCTCGCTAACCAGGTGATCCGCCCGTATACCGACCTGCTGCTGCATGACATGGGCGAAGGGCTGGCCGATCACCGTCCGGAATTCGAGGCCACGGGGCGTGAATGGCGTACCCCGCCGCTCTGGGGCCTCGGCATGACCGAGGCTGTCAGCGGGCATACCCAGCTTCTGCATGACGGTCGCGCGCGCAATCCGCTCGAAGCCATACTCTGGCATGGTGGCGAAGCGGAGCGCGCCAAGCAGGCCGTGCTCGGCTTCGACAGCGATGAGCGCAGCGCCCTGCTGGCCTTTCTCGAGTCTCTTTAA